A single region of the Winslowiella toletana genome encodes:
- the gpt gene encoding xanthine phosphoribosyltransferase: protein MSEKYVVTWDMLQIHARKLAQRLLPVEQWKGIIAVSRGGLVPASLLARELNIRYVDTVCISSYDHDNQREMKVLKRAEGDGEGFIVIDDLVDTGGTAQAIRDMYPKARFVTIFAKPAGRPLVDDYVVDIPQDTWIEQPWDMGVMYIPPIVKG, encoded by the coding sequence ATGAGCGAAAAATACGTCGTTACCTGGGACATGTTACAGATCCATGCCCGTAAACTGGCTCAGCGCCTGCTTCCTGTGGAACAATGGAAAGGCATCATCGCGGTCAGCCGCGGCGGTCTGGTTCCTGCATCCCTGTTAGCCCGTGAACTGAACATCCGTTACGTTGATACCGTATGTATCTCCAGCTATGACCACGATAATCAGCGCGAAATGAAAGTGCTGAAACGCGCAGAAGGCGATGGCGAAGGCTTTATCGTGATTGACGACCTGGTCGATACCGGCGGCACCGCGCAGGCAATCCGTGATATGTATCCAAAAGCGCGCTTTGTTACCATCTTCGCTAAACCAGCCGGTCGTCCGCTGGTTGACGATTATGTGGTCGACATTCCGCAAGATACCTGGATCGAGCAGCCGTGGGATATGGGCGTGATGTACATCCCGCCAATCGTTAAAGGTTAA
- the dpaA gene encoding peptidoglycan meso-diaminopimelic acid protein amidase yields MGKIALLFAMIFMPAVSMATVSEPVQPLAPVSKELKKQLIGTPVYLQIFKEERMLELYGKIGNEYRLLDSYRICNFSGGLGPKQRQGDFKSPEGFYTVTQRQLKPDSRFYRAINIGFPNEYDRQQGYDGKYLMIHGDCVSVGCYAMTNAYMDEIFTYVNAALRNGQSEISVSIYPFRMTESNMQRHRNSYFAAFWKQLQPGYAYFVEHRQPPNVSVNSGKYVLNGSPIISDPSAPSGSFFALTKTK; encoded by the coding sequence ATGGGCAAAATCGCACTGCTGTTTGCGATGATTTTTATGCCAGCCGTCAGCATGGCCACCGTATCTGAACCTGTTCAGCCGTTGGCTCCGGTAAGCAAAGAGTTAAAGAAACAATTAATCGGTACGCCGGTTTATCTGCAAATCTTCAAAGAAGAGCGGATGCTGGAACTGTACGGAAAAATCGGCAACGAATATCGCCTGCTGGATAGCTATCGCATCTGTAATTTTTCCGGCGGGCTGGGCCCAAAGCAGCGTCAGGGCGATTTTAAAAGCCCGGAAGGTTTCTACACCGTTACCCAGCGCCAGTTAAAACCGGACAGTCGATTTTATCGCGCCATCAATATCGGTTTTCCTAATGAGTACGATCGTCAGCAGGGCTATGACGGTAAATATCTGATGATTCATGGTGATTGCGTGTCAGTCGGCTGCTATGCCATGACAAACGCCTATATGGATGAGATCTTTACTTACGTCAATGCGGCACTGCGAAACGGTCAGTCAGAGATTAGCGTCAGTATTTATCCATTCCGCATGACGGAAAGTAATATGCAGCGCCATCGCAACTCATACTTTGCTGCGTTCTGGAAGCAGTTGCAGCCGGGATATGCCTATTTTGTTGAGCATCGCCAGCCGCCCAACGTCAGCGTAAACTCTGGCAAATATGTGCTGAATGGCAGCCCGATAATTAGCGACCCGTCAGCACCATCTGGATCATTCTTCGCGCTCACCAAGACAAAATAG
- a CDS encoding class II glutamine amidotransferase, with product MCELLGMSANVPTDICFSFTGLVQRGGGTGPHKDGWGITFYEGKGCRTFKDPQPSYNSPIARLVQDYPIKSHSVVAHIRQANRGEVSLENTHPFTREVWGRNWTYAHNGQLKGYRGLETGQFRPIGETDSEKAFCWLLHKLTSRYPRTPGNWPAVFRYIAELAAELREKGVFNMLLSDGRYLMAFCSTNLFWITRRAPFGKAKLLDQDVEIDFQKQTTPNDVVTVIATQPLTGNETWNKIEPGEWVLFCLGEREE from the coding sequence ATGTGCGAACTGCTCGGGATGAGCGCAAACGTCCCAACGGACATCTGCTTTAGCTTTACCGGCCTGGTGCAACGTGGTGGGGGGACCGGGCCGCATAAAGACGGTTGGGGAATTACCTTTTACGAAGGTAAAGGGTGCCGCACATTTAAAGATCCGCAGCCGAGTTATAATTCGCCGATTGCGCGGCTGGTGCAGGACTATCCAATTAAATCACACTCGGTAGTGGCGCATATTCGTCAGGCTAACCGCGGTGAAGTCTCGTTGGAAAATACCCATCCGTTTACCCGTGAGGTGTGGGGGCGCAACTGGACCTATGCTCATAATGGTCAGTTGAAAGGCTATCGCGGGCTGGAAACCGGTCAGTTCCGTCCGATTGGTGAGACCGACAGTGAGAAGGCATTCTGCTGGCTGCTGCATAAGCTGACCAGCCGTTATCCGCGTACGCCGGGCAACTGGCCGGCGGTATTTCGTTATATTGCTGAACTGGCGGCGGAACTGCGCGAGAAAGGCGTATTTAATATGCTGCTGTCGGATGGGCGTTATCTGATGGCGTTCTGCTCGACCAATCTGTTCTGGATCACCCGTCGTGCGCCGTTTGGCAAAGCCAAATTGCTCGATCAGGATGTGGAAATTGATTTTCAGAAGCAGACCACGCCAAATGACGTGGTCACAGTGATCGCGACACAGCCGCTAACCGGCAATGAAACCTGGAACAAAATTGAACCCGGAGAGTGGGTGCTATTTTGTCTTGGTGAGCGCGAAGAATGA
- the lpcA gene encoding D-sedoheptulose 7-phosphate isomerase — MYQDIIRSELNEAADTLNKFLSDDANIHAIQRAAVLLADSFKAGGKVLSCGNGGSHCDAMHFAEELTGRYRDNRPGYPGIAISDVSHISCVSNDFGYDHVFSRYIEAVGRSGDVLLGISTSGNSANVIKAIEAARAQGMKVITLTGKDGGKMAGSADVEIRVPHFGYADRIQEIHIKVIHILILLIEKEMVK, encoded by the coding sequence ATGTACCAGGATATTATTCGTTCAGAGCTAAATGAAGCCGCCGATACCCTTAATAAATTTCTGAGCGACGATGCCAACATCCATGCCATTCAGCGTGCAGCGGTGCTGCTGGCTGACTCCTTTAAAGCCGGTGGCAAAGTGCTCTCCTGCGGTAACGGCGGTTCACATTGCGATGCAATGCACTTCGCGGAAGAGCTGACCGGCCGTTATCGTGACAACCGTCCGGGCTACCCGGGGATTGCCATTTCTGACGTCAGTCATATCTCCTGCGTCAGCAATGACTTCGGTTATGATCACGTGTTCTCACGTTATATTGAAGCGGTAGGCCGCAGCGGTGATGTGCTGCTGGGTATTTCTACTTCCGGCAACTCTGCGAACGTGATCAAAGCGATTGAAGCGGCACGGGCGCAGGGGATGAAAGTGATCACCCTGACCGGCAAAGACGGCGGTAAAATGGCTGGATCAGCAGACGTGGAGATTCGCGTACCGCATTTCGGCTATGCTGACCGTATTCAGGAAATTCACATTAAAGTGATTCATATCCTGATTCTGTTAATTGAAAAAGAGATGGTCAAGTAA
- the dinB gene encoding DNA polymerase IV: protein MRKIIHVDMDCFFAAVEMRDNPALRDIPIAIGGSQKQRGVISTANYPARKYGVHSAMSTAMALKLCPHLKVVPGRFDAYKAASSHIREIFSRYTSLIEPLSLDEAYLDVTDSEHCHGSATLMAREIRQSIERELNLTASAGIAPIKFLAKIASDLNKPNGQFVITPEQMPAFLQTLPLVKIPGVGKVTAKKLEEQGLYSCADVQKSDLAMLLKRFGKFGRVLWERSNGIDDREVITERERKSLGVERTLSEDIHSWEACLKILDYLYEELERRLTAIKPDRHIARQGIKLKFSDFQLTTQEHVWPVLNKDDLIGLAKKTWDERRGGRGVRLVGVHVTLLDPQLERQLLLGL from the coding sequence ATGCGTAAAATCATTCACGTTGATATGGACTGCTTTTTCGCTGCGGTCGAAATGCGCGACAATCCTGCTTTGCGTGATATCCCGATTGCCATTGGCGGTAGCCAGAAACAGCGCGGTGTTATCAGCACGGCCAATTATCCGGCACGTAAATACGGCGTCCACAGCGCCATGTCTACCGCGATGGCGCTGAAACTCTGCCCGCATCTGAAAGTTGTTCCTGGCCGCTTTGACGCTTATAAAGCCGCTTCCAGCCATATTCGTGAAATCTTCTCGCGTTACACTTCATTAATCGAGCCGCTGTCGCTGGATGAGGCGTACCTGGATGTCACCGACAGTGAGCATTGTCACGGCTCTGCCACCTTAATGGCGCGGGAAATTCGGCAGAGTATTGAGCGTGAGCTTAATCTCACCGCTTCGGCCGGTATCGCGCCGATTAAATTCCTTGCCAAAATCGCTTCGGATTTAAATAAGCCCAATGGCCAGTTTGTGATTACTCCGGAACAGATGCCGGCATTTTTACAGACCTTGCCGCTGGTTAAAATTCCCGGCGTGGGGAAAGTGACGGCAAAGAAGCTGGAAGAGCAGGGGCTTTACAGCTGCGCTGATGTGCAAAAAAGCGACCTGGCGATGCTGCTCAAACGTTTTGGTAAATTTGGTCGGGTACTGTGGGAGCGCAGTAACGGGATTGACGATCGCGAAGTGATTACCGAGCGCGAGCGTAAGTCGCTGGGGGTTGAGCGCACCCTATCGGAAGATATTCACAGCTGGGAAGCCTGTCTGAAGATCCTCGATTATCTGTACGAAGAGCTGGAGCGTCGGCTGACGGCGATTAAACCGGATCGACATATTGCGCGGCAGGGCATTAAACTGAAATTCAGTGATTTTCAACTGACCACCCAGGAGCATGTCTGGCCGGTTCTGAATAAAGATGATCTTATCGGTCTGGCAAAAAAAACCTGGGACGAACGCCGCGGTGGACGTGGCGTGCGGCTGGTGGGCGTGCATGTCACTTTACTTGATCCGCAGCTGGAGCGTCAGCTGTTACTGGGGTTGTAA
- the pepD gene encoding beta-Ala-His dipeptidase — translation MSELSQLSPQPLWDIFAKICSIPHPSYHEEALAEHILSWAKEKGFWVDRDKVGNILIRKPATPGMENRKPVALQAHLDMVPQKNNDTVHDFTKDPIQPWVDGEWVKARGTTLGADNGIGMASALAVLADDSVEHGPLEVLLTMTEEAGMDGAFGLQAGWLQADILINTDSEEEGEIYMGCAGGIDFITTLPVEREAIPAGYETLKLTVKGLKGGHSGCDIHVGLGNANKLLARFLATQKALDLRLIDFTGGTLRNAIPREAFATLAVAADQVDALKAAATGFLATLQNELSAKEKNVNVLIEPLASESQALTNSSRDRFLALLNSTPNGVIRNSDVMKGVVETSLNLGVVSINDNEAEIICLIRSLIDSGKDYVVEMLTSLGELAGAKTAPKGGYPGWQPDASSPVMALVRETYEKLFNRTPNIQVIHAGLECGLFKKPYPEMDMVSIGPTITGPHSPDEQVHIESVGLYWTLLTELLRVIPAK, via the coding sequence GTGTCTGAACTGTCTCAACTATCACCACAGCCGCTGTGGGATATTTTTGCCAAAATCTGCTCTATTCCTCATCCCTCTTATCATGAAGAAGCGCTGGCCGAACATATTCTGTCCTGGGCCAAAGAGAAAGGCTTCTGGGTTGACCGCGATAAAGTGGGCAATATTCTGATCCGTAAACCGGCCACGCCGGGAATGGAAAACCGCAAGCCGGTGGCGTTACAGGCGCACCTGGATATGGTGCCGCAGAAAAATAACGACACGGTACACGACTTCACCAAAGATCCGATCCAGCCATGGGTTGATGGCGAGTGGGTGAAAGCGCGCGGTACTACGCTGGGTGCAGATAACGGCATCGGAATGGCCTCTGCGCTGGCGGTGCTGGCCGATGACAGCGTCGAGCATGGTCCACTGGAAGTGCTGCTGACCATGACTGAAGAAGCCGGCATGGACGGTGCATTTGGTCTGCAGGCTGGCTGGCTGCAAGCCGATATCCTGATCAATACCGATTCCGAAGAGGAAGGTGAAATCTATATGGGCTGCGCAGGCGGCATCGATTTCATTACCACTCTGCCGGTTGAGCGTGAAGCTATTCCGGCCGGCTACGAGACGCTGAAGCTGACGGTAAAAGGTCTGAAAGGTGGTCACTCAGGTTGCGATATTCATGTCGGCCTCGGTAACGCCAACAAACTGCTGGCGCGTTTTCTGGCTACTCAGAAAGCGCTGGATCTGCGTCTTATCGACTTCACCGGCGGCACGCTGCGTAACGCGATTCCGCGTGAAGCCTTTGCCACACTGGCAGTGGCAGCAGATCAAGTCGATGCGCTGAAAGCGGCGGCAACCGGCTTCCTCGCCACGCTGCAAAATGAACTGAGCGCCAAAGAGAAGAATGTTAATGTGCTGATTGAACCGCTGGCCAGCGAATCTCAGGCGCTGACCAACAGCAGCCGTGACCGTTTCCTTGCGCTGCTGAACAGCACGCCAAACGGCGTAATCCGCAATTCCGACGTGATGAAAGGCGTGGTGGAAACTTCGCTGAACCTCGGCGTGGTATCAATCAATGATAACGAAGCTGAAATCATCTGTCTGATTCGCTCGCTGATCGACAGCGGCAAAGATTACGTGGTTGAAATGCTGACTTCACTTGGTGAACTGGCCGGTGCGAAAACGGCACCAAAAGGCGGTTATCCGGGCTGGCAGCCTGATGCCAGCTCGCCAGTGATGGCGCTGGTGCGTGAAACCTATGAGAAGCTGTTTAACCGCACGCCTAACATTCAGGTGATTCACGCCGGTCTGGAGTGTGGCCTGTTTAAGAAGCCTTACCCGGAAATGGATATGGTTTCTATTGGCCCGACAATCACCGGTCCGCATTCGCCGGATGAGCAAGTGCATATCGAAAGCGTTGGCCTGTACTGGACGCTGCTGACCGAACTGCTGCGCGTAATCCCTGCGAAGTAA
- a CDS encoding catalase — MSKKGLTTAAGAPVADNNNSMTAGRRGPMLLQDVWFLEKLAHFDREVIPERRMHAKGSGAYGTFTVTHDITRFTRAKIFSDIGKKTDLFIRFSTVAGERGGADAERDIRGFSLKFYTEEGNWDLVGNNTPVFYLRDPLKFPDLNHVVKRDPRTNLRNPTYKWDFFSQLPESLHQLTIDASDRGLPSSYRHVHGFGSHTYSFINDRQERFWVKFHMKCQQGIQNLMDDEAEQLIGKDRESSQRDLYDAIEAGNFPRWKFYIQVMPEAEASQTPYNPFDLTKVWPHGDYPLIEVGEFELNRNPENYFAEVEQVAMSPANVVPGIGFSPDRMLQGRLFSYGDAHRYRLGVNHHQIPVNAPRCPFHNYHRDGAMRIDGNSGNGATYEPNSFNVFQEQPDFSEPPLSLEGAADHWNHREDEDYFSQPRALFNLLSDEEHQRMFQRIAGELSQVPEFIQQRQIALFRQVDEAYGAGVEQALSQLK, encoded by the coding sequence ATGAGCAAAAAAGGCCTCACCACCGCTGCAGGCGCACCGGTTGCCGATAATAATAATTCGATGACCGCCGGACGTCGCGGCCCAATGCTGTTACAGGACGTTTGGTTTCTGGAAAAGCTGGCACACTTTGACCGCGAAGTGATTCCTGAGCGTCGTATGCATGCGAAAGGTTCCGGCGCTTATGGCACCTTTACCGTCACTCATGATATTACCCGCTTTACCCGCGCAAAAATTTTCTCTGATATTGGTAAAAAAACCGACCTGTTTATCCGTTTTTCAACCGTTGCGGGTGAACGCGGCGGTGCTGATGCAGAGCGAGATATTCGTGGCTTCTCACTGAAATTCTATACTGAAGAAGGTAACTGGGATCTGGTCGGGAATAATACCCCGGTATTTTATCTGCGCGATCCGCTGAAATTCCCCGATCTGAATCACGTGGTAAAACGCGATCCACGCACCAACTTGCGTAACCCGACGTATAAATGGGATTTCTTCTCTCAACTGCCTGAATCGCTGCATCAGCTGACCATCGACGCCAGCGATCGCGGATTGCCGAGCTCTTATCGTCATGTCCACGGTTTCGGTAGCCACACTTACAGCTTTATCAACGATCGGCAGGAACGCTTCTGGGTTAAATTCCATATGAAATGCCAGCAAGGCATTCAGAACCTGATGGACGATGAAGCCGAGCAGTTAATCGGTAAAGACCGTGAAAGTTCACAACGCGATCTGTATGACGCTATCGAAGCCGGTAATTTCCCGCGCTGGAAGTTTTATATTCAGGTGATGCCGGAAGCCGAAGCTTCGCAAACGCCGTACAATCCTTTTGATCTGACCAAAGTATGGCCGCACGGTGATTATCCGTTGATTGAAGTGGGTGAGTTTGAGCTGAACCGTAATCCGGAAAACTACTTTGCTGAGGTTGAGCAGGTGGCAATGAGTCCGGCAAATGTGGTGCCGGGCATTGGTTTCTCTCCAGACCGCATGTTGCAGGGTCGCCTGTTCTCTTATGGTGATGCGCATCGTTACCGTTTAGGGGTGAATCATCATCAGATTCCGGTCAATGCACCGCGCTGCCCGTTCCATAATTACCATCGTGATGGCGCAATGCGCATTGACGGTAACAGCGGTAATGGCGCCACTTATGAGCCAAACAGCTTTAACGTCTTTCAGGAGCAGCCGGACTTTAGTGAACCACCACTGTCGCTGGAAGGTGCTGCCGATCACTGGAATCATCGCGAAGATGAAGACTACTTCTCGCAGCCACGCGCGTTGTTCAATCTGCTGAGCGATGAGGAGCATCAGCGTATGTTCCAGCGTATCGCGGGTGAACTGAGTCAGGTGCCGGAGTTTATTCAACAACGCCAGATTGCGCTGTTCAGACAGGTCGATGAGGCCTACGGAGCGGGTGTCGAGCAGGCGTTAAGTCAGCTGAAATAA